In a single window of the Streptomyces sp. CGMCC 4.7035 genome:
- a CDS encoding DUF1453 domain-containing protein produces the protein MSALVNALVIVAVVALVIVRQFRARRIDADRRWWLVPVILGVLALREPGILDSRHPTESTLLLGAELLIGLATGAGWAWTTRIWVEADGAVWSKSTQASVAVWLGGIALRVGLFASGALLGVRQDSSALLLALASTLLVRSGILVWRARSLAPASHPATAYGDAMPRSTWRERV, from the coding sequence ATGTCCGCGCTCGTCAACGCGTTGGTGATCGTGGCCGTGGTCGCCCTGGTGATCGTGCGGCAGTTTCGCGCACGGCGCATCGACGCCGACCGGCGCTGGTGGCTCGTGCCCGTGATCCTTGGCGTCCTGGCGCTGCGCGAGCCCGGCATACTCGATTCCCGTCACCCCACCGAGTCCACCCTGCTCCTCGGTGCCGAGCTGCTCATCGGCCTGGCGACAGGAGCCGGCTGGGCCTGGACCACCCGTATATGGGTGGAGGCGGACGGTGCAGTGTGGAGCAAGAGCACCCAGGCGAGCGTGGCCGTCTGGCTCGGCGGTATCGCCCTGCGTGTCGGACTCTTCGCGTCCGGAGCACTGCTGGGCGTCCGTCAGGACAGCTCTGCCCTGCTGCTCGCCCTCGCGAGCACACTGCTCGTCCGCTCCGGGATCCTGGTCTGGCGTGCGCGGTCCCTCGCCCCCGCGAGCCACCCGGCCACGGCGTACGGTGACGCCATGCCCCGGTCCACGTGGAGGGAGCGCGTATGA